Genomic segment of Tissierella sp.:
AAACTGAAGCAGGAATTGAAAATGAAATACTTTCATGTAATACTTTAACAAAAGATGATGGAATCAGAATCTTAGCCATGTTAAAGGCTGCAATGGCTGGAGAAGAAGTTGCTGCTCCAGAGAGAAGTTGGAATCCTAAGGTAAAAGAAAGTAATTTGGAGTTAATTGAAAAGGCTACAGGTGAGAAAATCAATAGACCAGATAATGAAACTTCACTTCCAATGAGCGAGAAGAGAAAGGAAAAATATAGCTAAAATAAGCTAAGTCAGGTGTTGATATGAAATATATAGATGAAACAAGGTATTTAGAAGGAATTATCGTTGAAATAAGTGATGGTGCAGTAGGTATAGATTTTAAGGGAAGAATGGGATATTTAAAAATCCCAATGAGACTATTAATTACTGATTACCCTCTAGAGATAGGGCAAGAAGTAGGGCTTAATATGAGCTATGTAGAAGTCTTGAGTCCAGTAGCAAATGATAAATATGTAAGTAATATAGATAAAAAAAGAAATAAGGAGGTATAATAATGAGCTTGACGGTAGTAAAGGGATTACAATCAGAGATATTTGTACCAATTACACCCCCTCCAGTATGGACTCCTGTAACTAAAGATTTAAAGGATATGGTTATTGCTCTGGTTACAGCAGCTGGTGTTCACGAAAAGAAGGATAAAAGATTTAATTTAGCAGGAGACTTTTCATTTAGAGAAGTTAGAGACACAACTCCATCTAAGGAATTGATGGTATCTCATGGTGGATACGATAATGGAGATGTTAACAAAGATATTAACTGTATGTTTCCAATAGATAGACTACATGAACTTGCAAAAGATGGTTTTATAAAATCCATTGCTCCTGTACATATAGGATTTATGGGTGGTGGAGGAAACCAAGAAAAGTTTAAAAATGAAACAGGTCCTGAGATTGCAAGGATATTGAAAGAAGAGGGAGTAGATGCTGTCTTGATGACTGCTGGGTGAGGTACTTGCCACCGCTCTGCCGTGATTGTGCAGAGAGCGATTGAGGAAGCAGGTATACCAACCATAATAATAGCTGCTCTTCCTCCAGTAGTAAGACAAAGTGGTACTCCTAGAGCAGTTGCTCCACTAGTACCAATGGGAGCAAACGCAGGAGCTCCGAATAATATAGAAATGCAATATAATATCTGTAAGGATTCATTATTGAAGCTAGTAGAAATCGATTCACCTGGTAAGATAGTACCTCTTCCATATGAATATGTTGCAAAGGTATAAATATTGAAAGACAATATATTTATTATTGAGGAGGATGGCTATGAATTTTACTAAAAGTATACATGCTGTGGACTCCCATACAATGGGAGAAC
This window contains:
- the prdB gene encoding D-proline reductase (dithiol) protein PrdB, producing the protein MSLTVVKGLQSEIFVPITPPPVWTPVTKDLKDMVIALVTAAGVHEKKDKRFNLAGDFSFREVRDTTPSKELMVSHGGYDNGDVNKDINCMFPIDRLHELAKDGFIKSIAPVHIGFMGGGGNQEKFKNETGPEIARILKEEGVDAVLMTAGUGTCHRSAVIVQRAIEEAGIPTIIIAALPPVVRQSGTPRAVAPLVPMGANAGAPNNIEMQYNICKDSLLKLVEIDSPGKIVPLPYEYVAKV
- a CDS encoding CBO2463/CBO2479 domain-containing protein, translating into MKYIDETRYLEGIIVEISDGAVGIDFKGRMGYLKIPMRLLITDYPLEIGQEVGLNMSYVEVLSPVANDKYVSNIDKKRNKEV